Genomic segment of Streptomyces longhuiensis:
CTCGGCGACCGCTTCCAGGGCCAGGTCGACGTCCGAGAAGGCGTCGTACGAACCCGCCGGAGTGATCCGGTCCAGGGTCTGCGCCGCCGCCTCGGGGGTCATGCGGCCCTTGTCGACAGAGCGCGAAAGAGACTTGCCGATACGGGACTTGGCCTTCTCGGCCTTCTCCTCGCTGCGCGCGGCGAGCACCACGTCGTAGCCCGCCTTCGCGAAGACCTCCGCGATGCCGGACGCCATGGTCCCGGAGCCCGCGACGCCGACCGAGCGGATCGTGCGCGCGCCGGCCACGGCCTCGCCGGCGAGCGGGGTGAGCGCGTCCCGCACCACCTCGGAGCTGCCCGGCTCCGTGTAGGTGTAGAAGCCGCGCCCCGACTTGCGGCCGGTCAGACCCGCCTCGCTGAGCTGCTTGAGGACGGGCGCCGGCGCGTGCAGGCGGTCGCGGGACTCGGCGTACATGGCGTCGAGGACCGTGCGCGCGGTGTCGATGCCGATGAGGTCGAGCAGCGCGAGGGGACCCATGGGCAGGCCGCAGCCCAGCTTCATGGCGGCGTCGATGTCCTCGCGGGAGGCGTACTTGGCCTCGTACATCGCGGCGGCCTGGTTCAGGTAGCCGAAGAGCAGGCCGTCGGCGACGAAGCCGGGCCGGTCGCCCACCGCGACGGGCTCCTTGCCCAGTTCGAGGGCGAGATCTGTGACCGCCGCGACGGCCGTGGGCGCGGTCAGCACCGACGAGACCACCTCGACGAGCTTCATCGCGGGCGCCGGGTTGAAGAAGTGCAGCCCGAGGACGCGCTCGGGGCGGGCCGAGTCGGCGGCGAGCCGCGTCACGGACAGGGCGTTCGTACCGGTCGCGAGGATCGTCTCGGGCCGCACGACGGTGTCGAGCTCCCGGAAGATCTGCTGCTTGATCTCGTACGACTCCGGAGCCACCTCGATGACGAGGTCGGCGTCGGCCGCGGCCTGGAGGTCCGTGAACGTGCGGAAGCGGGCGAGGACGTCCCGCCGCTCGTCCTCGGTGAGGCGCTCGCGGCGCACCGCACGCGCCGTCGAGGCCTCGAGCGCGGCGACGGCCTGCTTGGCCGCGGCCTCGCTGACGTCGATACCGATGACCTCACGCCCGGCGCGGGCGAGCACCTCGGCGATGCCGGTGCCCATCGTGCCGAGGCCGACGACCGCGACGGTCGGGAGGGTGGCCGGGGATGCGGGGGACAGAGGAGCGTCCATCTGGGACTCCAGGAGGGAGGAGTGACGACTGAGGGGCACACGCGGATACGCCGACGGGCGCACGGAGTGCGGGAATTCGAGCCCGGACGCGACGCACGCAGGCGTCCGGTGAATCGGTGAGAGGAAGATTCGGCGGGCCCTGTCCCGGGGCCGCGCCGTACTGCGGTACCTGAGGCACCGAACCGACTGACACTCTCGGCGGCTGCGTCACCAGGCCGCCAGGAGTGGGGTGCGGGGAGTGTGCCCCGCTCAATTGAGGTTAACCGGCGAGTAACGAGCGCGCCAGTCCTCGGCGTTCATCAGTCTCTGTGATCTACGTCGCCGGGGCCCCGGGCCTGTCTACGCTGGACCGCATGGACGAAGAGTTGCGATCGGTCACGGAGCGCTTACGGGCCGAGTCGGGGGCCTCCCCTCTCCTCGACCGCCTCGCGGCGACCGGCGACGTGGACGAGCTCGCGGCCGTGCTGACCGAGCCCGGTCGGCAGCTGTGGGCGCGGGAGCTGGCGGCGTACCGCCTGGGAGTGGCCGGGGACCGCCGGGCTTTCGAGGCGCTCGTCCTGCTCCTCAACCACCGCGACCCGGCACGCTGTGCCACCGCCGCGCACGCTCTGGCCGCGCTCGGCGACCCGCGCACCGCACGCGCGGCCGCGGCGCTCGCCACGAACGAGCTGCGGGTCGCGTACGCGCTGCACCCGGTGCGGCTCCTGGCCGCGCTGCGCGCGCCCGAGTCCGCGCCGGCGCTGATCACCACCCTGGAGCGGCGCCTCGGCCCCCGCGATCCCTACCGCGCGGTCGCGCTCGCGTGCGTGGAGGGGCTCGGCGGCCTCGGGGACGCCCGCGCCCGGCCGGTCCTGACCGAGGCCCTCGCCCACCCGGCGCTCGCGGAGGCCGCGGTGCGCGCGCTCGCGCGACTGCCCGAGCAGCGTGAGAGCCCGAGCGGCGTCAGAGACTGACAGCCCGCGCGTAGCGCACTTCCGGTACGAGTTCCCCGCCCGCCTCGTACGGCTCCTCGGCGCCGTCGGGGGCGAACCCGGAGCGTTCGTAGAACCTGCGGGCGCGGGTGTTGCCCTTGACCACCCACAGGCGTATCCGCTCGTAACCGGCGACGGCGCAGCGGTCCAGGCAGCTGTGCAGGAGGGTGCGGCCCACGCCCGTGGACAGCTGGCCGTCGTGCACGTAGATCGCGTACAACTCGGCTTCCCCGGGCGGGAGATCGTCGTCGCGGGACGGGCCGTGACAGGCCCAGCCGACGATGTCGCCGGCGCGTTCGGCGACCACGTTCACCACGGACGAACCGGCCCGCGCGAGACGCTCGCGGCGGCGTGCCGCGTCCTCCTCGATGCTCAGCGCGGCGAGGAAGGGCGCGGGCATCAGGCCCGCGTACGCCGTCCGCCAGCCGCGGATCCGGATCCCGGCCACCGCCTCGCAGTCGGCGTCGGTCATGTCCCGGACGCGGATCTTCGCCGCCGGGACCGAAGCTGGGGCGGTGTCGTGGGCCCGAGGGGTGCTCATGCGCCCATCGTGACCCGGCGGACACCGCCCCGGCCAGGGTATGCATCAAAGGGGAGTGCTCAGCCGCGGAAGCCCATCAGCCCGTGCAGGCGCACGCCGCGTGACGGATGCGGGCTGACGGCACCCTTCTTCGTGAGCGGCTTGGGCTCCGGCTGCTTCTTGCACGTCGCGTCGGCCTCGCCGCTGCCGCGCGGCACCTTGCCGGTGCGCAGGTAGTCGGCCAGGTACCGGTCCAGGCAGGCGTTCCCGCTCAGGCTGACGCCGTGGTTCTCGCCGCCCTGCTCGACCACCAGGCTGGAGCCGCGCAGCTCGCGGTGGACGGCGACCCCGCCCTCGTACGGCGTGGCCCCGTCCTCGGTGGCCTGGAAGAGCAGCGTCGGCGGCAGGTCGTCGTTGGACACGTCCGGCACGTCCAGCGGGCTCGTCGGCCAGAACGCGCACGGCGCGTTGTACCAGGCGTTGTTCCAGGTGGAGAAGGGGGCCTTCTCGGCCGCCTGCCAGTTGTCGTCGCGCCACTGGTTCCAGTCGCGCGGCCAGCGGGCGTCGCGGCACTGCACGGCCGTGTAGACGCTGTAGCCGTTGTCGCCCGCGGCGTCGACGGCGCCCAACTTCTTGTACGCCGCGACCAGCGGGGCCGGCTTCTTGTCCTTCACGTACGCCGCGAACGCCTCGGCCAGATAGGGCCAGTAGCCGTTGTAGTAGCCGCCCGGCAGGAAGGTGTCCTCCAGCTCGGCGGCACCGACCTTCTTGCCCGCCGGCTTCTTCTGCACGGCGTCGCGCATCGCGTACCACTCGGCCTCGACCTTCGCCGGGTCCTTGCCGAGCTTGTACGTCGCGTCGTGCCGTGCGACCCAGGCGAGGAACGCCTGATGGCGGGCGTTGAACGCATGGTCCTGGCCCAGGTTGTCGTCGTACCAGACCCCGCCCGGGTCGACGATCGAGTCGAGCACCAGGCGCCGCACGCGCTGCGGGTAGAGCTTGGCGTAGACGGCGCCCAGGTAGGTGCCGTACGAGTAGCCGAAGTAGTTGATCTGCCGCGCGCCGAGCGCCGAGCGGATCGCGTCCATGTCCCTGACGGTGCTCACGGTGTCGAAGTACGGGAGTACGTCCGCGTACTTCGTGGTGCACGCCTTCGCGAACGCCTGCGCGCGGTCGAGGTTGGCGCGCTCGATCGCGGGGGTGGACGGCACGCTGGGCGGGCGCACGGCGGCGAAGTGCCCGGGCCGGCAGTTCAGGGCCGGTTTGCTCTTGCCGACGCCGCGCGGGTCGAAGCCCACGACGTCGTACTGGGCGGCGACGTTCTTCGGCAGCTCGCGTGCCACGAAGCCCGCCAGTGACAGGCCGCTGCCGCCGGGGCCGCCGGGGTTCACCAGGAGCGGGCCCTGTGACGTCTTCGCGGTGTGCCGGACCCGGGACAGGGCGAGCGTGATCTGCTCACCGCCCGGCCGGTCGTGATCGAGCGGCACCCGCACCGAGGAGCACTGGAGCTTCGGGTAGTTCTTGGTGCCGCAGTCCTTCCAGGTGAGGGCTGCGCGCTGGACGGAAAGGGTCGGGGCCGCGGCGGCCGGTGCCACGGCGAGCATGCCGGCCACCATGGTGGCGGCGCCGCACACGGCGGCTGCGCTTTTCTTCATCGGGCCTCCCAGGACGGAGGGTTCGGGGCCGCGAGCGCGCGGCCCCCGCGGCATGGTCCCCGAATCCAGGCCTAGAACGTCCTGTTCTGCGCAGAGTTGACCCGATTGGCGTGTACGTGTCCGGGAGTCGCGCGATCAGAGAAGCGTGAGCTGGGTGGCCGCGGGGGCGGGCTCCGGCTCATGGCGTGCGCGCAGCCGCCGCGGGCTCTGCGCGCGCGAGGGTCCGATGCCGAACTCCGCCGCCAGCTCGTGCACCTGACGGGTGATCCGACGCTGGTACCACTTCGGCGCGTAGGCGCCCTCCGCGTACAGCCGCTCGTAGCGCCGCACCAGGTGCGGGTGGTGCTGCCCGAGCCAGGACATGAACCACTCGCGTGCCCCGGGCCGCAGATGCAGCACGAGCGGGGTCACGGAGGTCGCCCCGGCCGCCGCTACGGCCCGTACGGTCTCCCGCAGCTGTCCGGGGTGGTCGCCCAGGAACGGGATCACGGGGGCCATGAGGACCCCGCAGCCGATGCCGGCCTCGCCCAGGGCGCGGACGACGTCGAGGCGGCGCTCCGGCGCGGGCGTGCCCGGCTCGACGGTGCGCCACAGCTCGCGGTCGACGAAGCCGACGGACACCGAGACGCCGACGTCGGTGACCTCGGCGGCCTGCCGCAGCAGGTCGAGGTCGCGCAGGATCAGCGTGCCCTTCGTGAGGATCGAGAACGGGTTCGCGTAGTCCCTGAGCGCCTCGATGATCCCCGGCATCAGCCGGTATCGCCCCTCCGCGCGCTGGTAGCAGTCCACGTTCGTGCCCATCGCGATGTGCTCGCCGTGCCAGCGGCGTGAGGCGAGGTGGCGGCGCAGCAGCTCCGGCGCGTTCACCTTCACGACGATCTGGCTGTCGAAGCCGAGGCCCGTGTCGAGGTCCAGGTAGCTGTGGGTCTTGCGGGCGAAGCAGTAGACGCACGCGTGCGTGCATCCCCGGTACGGGTTGACCGTCCACTCGAACGGCATGCGGGAGGCGCCGGGCACGCGGTTCACGATCGACCTGGCCCGGATCTCGTGGAAGGTCACGCCCGCGAATTCGGGTGTGTCGAACGTGCGGGTCGTGACGGTGTCCGCGCCGAACAGCGCGGCGTCCGCGACCCTCCCTGTCGGGATATCGGCCGGATTCTCCGTGAGGTTCTCCCAGCGCATGACGCCTCCTAGCTAGCACTGGGCACAGAATAGAACACATGTTCCCTTGATCGTGCGACCCCGATTTTGGCGGCCGATGCGGAGGGTGGTTGGCTTGGGCTCCCTCTCGAACATTGAGAACACCGACTGCTGGAGGAAGTGCCATGGCGCAGGTCGAGGCCATCACGGAGCGGGTCATCGCCGCCAAGCCGGACGACGTATTCGACGCGCTCGCCGACTACAGCGGCACGCGCGCGAAGCTGCTGCCCGAGCACTTCAGCGAGTACGAGGTCCGCGAGGGCGGCGACGGCGAGGGCACGCTCGTCCACTGGAAGCTCCAGGCCACCAGCAAGCGGATCCGCGACTGCCTCCTCGAGGTCGGCGAGCCCACCGACGGCGAGCTCGTCGAGAAGGACCGCAACTCCTCGATGGTCACCACCTGGCGCGTGACCCCCTCCGGCGAGGGCGCCTCCCGTGTCGTCGTCACCACCGTGTGGAACGGCGCGGGCGGCATCGGCGGCTTCTTCGAGAAGACCTTCGCCCCCAAGGGCCTCGGCCGCATCTACGACGAGATCCTCACGAAGCTCGCCGCCGAGGTGGAGAAGTGACCCCGATGTAGTGCTCACCGTTTCGAGTGGTTTTCCGCTCGCGCGCGGTTGTACGCCGTAGGGCTCCCACCGGCGCATTCGCGCCCGGAACCCGCCGGAGCCGCCCCTCGTCGCGCTTGCCCGCAGTTGTCGCGTAATGCGAGAAATATGCGGCGCAGGCGCGACGAGGGGAGCGACAGGTGGGCACGACGACGCTGGTGACGAGTGAGCCGGGGCCGGTGCCGGCGACGGAACCGACCCCGCACCCCGAGCCCCAACCGGCCGCGGAGCAGCGGCAGTTCCCCGACCACGGCCTCAGCCCGAGCCGGGTCCGGATGGTCTTCTTCGGACTCATGCTGGCGCTGCTGCTGGCCGCGCTCGACCAGATGATCGTCGCCACCGCGCTCCCGAAGGTCGTCGGCGAGCTGCACGGCCTCGACAAGATGTCCTGGGCGATCACCGCCTATCTCCTGACCGCCACCATCGGCCTGCCGATCTACGGCAAGCTCGGCGACCTCTTCGGCCGCAAGGGCGTCTTCCAGTTCGCCATCGCCGTCTTCGTCGTCGGCTCCGCGCTGGCCGGCTGGTCTCGCACCATGGACGAACTCATCGCGTTCCGCGCCGTCCAGGGCATCGGCGCCGGCGGTCTCATGATCGGCGTGCAGGCGATCATCGCGGACATCGTGCCGCCCC
This window contains:
- a CDS encoding 3-hydroxyacyl-CoA dehydrogenase family protein is translated as MDAPLSPASPATLPTVAVVGLGTMGTGIAEVLARAGREVIGIDVSEAAAKQAVAALEASTARAVRRERLTEDERRDVLARFRTFTDLQAAADADLVIEVAPESYEIKQQIFRELDTVVRPETILATGTNALSVTRLAADSARPERVLGLHFFNPAPAMKLVEVVSSVLTAPTAVAAVTDLALELGKEPVAVGDRPGFVADGLLFGYLNQAAAMYEAKYASREDIDAAMKLGCGLPMGPLALLDLIGIDTARTVLDAMYAESRDRLHAPAPVLKQLSEAGLTGRKSGRGFYTYTEPGSSEVVRDALTPLAGEAVAGARTIRSVGVAGSGTMASGIAEVFAKAGYDVVLAARSEEKAEKAKSRIGKSLSRSVDKGRMTPEAAAQTLDRITPAGSYDAFSDVDLALEAVAEDLEIKQQLFGTFDKVCKPGAVLATTTSSLPVVACARATSRPQDVIGMHFFNPAPAMKLVEVVRTVLTGDDVHATVREVCAKIRKHPVDCGDRAGFIVNALLFPYLNNAIKMVEEHYATLDDIDAAMKLGGGYPMGPFELLDVVGLDVSLAIEKVLHREFRDPGLAPAPLLEHLVAAGCLGRKTGRGFREYARR
- a CDS encoding adenylosuccinate lyase encodes the protein MDEELRSVTERLRAESGASPLLDRLAATGDVDELAAVLTEPGRQLWARELAAYRLGVAGDRRAFEALVLLLNHRDPARCATAAHALAALGDPRTARAAAALATNELRVAYALHPVRLLAALRAPESAPALITTLERRLGPRDPYRAVALACVEGLGGLGDARARPVLTEALAHPALAEAAVRALARLPEQRESPSGVRD
- a CDS encoding GNAT family N-acetyltransferase; the encoded protein is MSTPRAHDTAPASVPAAKIRVRDMTDADCEAVAGIRIRGWRTAYAGLMPAPFLAALSIEEDAARRRERLARAGSSVVNVVAERAGDIVGWACHGPSRDDDLPPGEAELYAIYVHDGQLSTGVGRTLLHSCLDRCAVAGYERIRLWVVKGNTRARRFYERSGFAPDGAEEPYEAGGELVPEVRYARAVSL
- a CDS encoding alpha/beta hydrolase, with the translated sequence MKKSAAAVCGAATMVAGMLAVAPAAAAPTLSVQRAALTWKDCGTKNYPKLQCSSVRVPLDHDRPGGEQITLALSRVRHTAKTSQGPLLVNPGGPGGSGLSLAGFVARELPKNVAAQYDVVGFDPRGVGKSKPALNCRPGHFAAVRPPSVPSTPAIERANLDRAQAFAKACTTKYADVLPYFDTVSTVRDMDAIRSALGARQINYFGYSYGTYLGAVYAKLYPQRVRRLVLDSIVDPGGVWYDDNLGQDHAFNARHQAFLAWVARHDATYKLGKDPAKVEAEWYAMRDAVQKKPAGKKVGAAELEDTFLPGGYYNGYWPYLAEAFAAYVKDKKPAPLVAAYKKLGAVDAAGDNGYSVYTAVQCRDARWPRDWNQWRDDNWQAAEKAPFSTWNNAWYNAPCAFWPTSPLDVPDVSNDDLPPTLLFQATEDGATPYEGGVAVHRELRGSSLVVEQGGENHGVSLSGNACLDRYLADYLRTGKVPRGSGEADATCKKQPEPKPLTKKGAVSPHPSRGVRLHGLMGFRG
- a CDS encoding Rv2578c family radical SAM protein — encoded protein: MRWENLTENPADIPTGRVADAALFGADTVTTRTFDTPEFAGVTFHEIRARSIVNRVPGASRMPFEWTVNPYRGCTHACVYCFARKTHSYLDLDTGLGFDSQIVVKVNAPELLRRHLASRRWHGEHIAMGTNVDCYQRAEGRYRLMPGIIEALRDYANPFSILTKGTLILRDLDLLRQAAEVTDVGVSVSVGFVDRELWRTVEPGTPAPERRLDVVRALGEAGIGCGVLMAPVIPFLGDHPGQLRETVRAVAAAGATSVTPLVLHLRPGAREWFMSWLGQHHPHLVRRYERLYAEGAYAPKWYQRRITRQVHELAAEFGIGPSRAQSPRRLRARHEPEPAPAATQLTLL
- a CDS encoding SRPBCC family protein, encoding MAQVEAITERVIAAKPDDVFDALADYSGTRAKLLPEHFSEYEVREGGDGEGTLVHWKLQATSKRIRDCLLEVGEPTDGELVEKDRNSSMVTTWRVTPSGEGASRVVVTTVWNGAGGIGGFFEKTFAPKGLGRIYDEILTKLAAEVEK